CAATGTCTATCTCAGGCCATAAGACACGATCAGTTTTTGATCGTTACAACATCGTCAATGACACCGACCTAATGCTTGCTGCACATAAGCAGGAAGTGTATCTCAAATCCCAAATAGGCACAATTTCAGGCACAGTTCACAAAATCGGCGAAAAAAGAGCAGTCGGTCAGTCGAGCTAACCCCTTGAAATCATGGTGCCTGGGGCGGGAATCGAACCCGCACAGAGGCAAGCTCCGAGGGATTTTAAGTCCCTTGCGTCTACCAGTTCCGCCACCCAGGCATGTATGATGACCCTGACCGCCCGCTAATCAAGGAGAAACGAATGGTCCGGCAGTCGATTCGTCTTTGCGTTCTGGCTATAGCATTTTAAAAAACCTGTCAATACCTTAATCCGGGCAATTCACGGTTGATTCAGAAGTCGATGAGAATTTTCAGGGTATCCTTCCTTTTCTCACTTCCCTTCTTGAAGAATATCAGCCACCTGTGATAATGCAGTGAAGCGCTGGCAGCAGCAGTGTCACAGTTAAGTCCTATATCACAAAAGGAGACGGCCTGTAATGCAGGATGTTGACATTATCATCTCCGGCGGCACGGTGCTCACCATGGATGGTACCGAACCGCCGATCCATGACGGATACATCGCGATCAGGGGGGATGAGATAATCGCCGTCGGTGACAGGAATACCATGTCTCCGCTCTATCGGGGGAAACGAACCCTTGAAGCAGCGAATCACCTGGTCATGCCGGGCCTCGTCAATTGCCATACCCATGCCGCCATGACCTGTTTCAGGGGCATTGCCGACGATAAGGAGCTCATGGACTGGCTGAACAATTACATATTCCCGGCTGAATCGCGGAACGTCGATCCCGAGCTTGTCTACTGGGGCAGCCTCCTGGCCTGCGCTGAGATGATACGATCGGGAACAACCACGTTCTGCGACATGTATCTCTTTGAAGAAGAAACGGCACAGGCTGCCCATCGCGCCGGTATGCGGTGTCTCCTGGGGGAGGTGCTCTTCGATTTTCCGTCTCCCAATATCAAGACACCCGAAGAAGGCCTCGCATACACGGAACGGCTCATCGATAAATGGCATGACGATCCGCTGGTTTCCATCGTGGTCGAGCCACATTCCCTGTACACCTGCTCACCGGAGCTTCTCAAGGCCGCCAAGGCACTCGCCAACCGTTATGGCGTCCCCTATGCGACCCATTTTCTGGAAAACCGGGGAGAGTTCGACCAATTGAAGGCAAAGCTCGGCAGGCGCGCCTCCCTGTATCTGAAAGATATCGGCTGTCTCGACGAGCGGTTCTTTGCCTTTCACTGTGTGTACATGGATGCCAAGGACATAGATATCTTCGCCGAGCATGGCTGCAAGGTGGTCCACAACCCGGAGAGCAATATGAAACTGGCATCGGGAACACCGCTCCTTTCGGTCATGCAGGAACGAGGACTGACCGTCGGCCTCGGAACAGACGGCTGCGCCAGCAACAACAATCTGGATATGCTGCAGGAAATGGATACGGCGGCGAAACTTGAAAAGGTAGTGCGTTTCAATCCGACGGCCATGGCCGCAATGACCGTCGCGCGCATGGCCACAACCGACGGCGCCAGGGTGCTCGGCCTTGAAAACGTTACGGGACGATTGAAGCCCGGCATGAAGGCCGACATTATCATGATCGACCTCGACAGGCCGCACTTGACCCCCGTTTATGATGAATATTCAACACTGGTGTATGCGGCGAACGGTTCCGACGTGACGACGGTGATCATCAACGGGAGACCGGTCATGGAAGACCGGACGCTCCTGACGATCGACGAAAAGGAAGTAATGGACCGTGTCGAAAACATTTCCCGGCGTATCAAGAAGAACATGGGGTTTGACACATGACGCAGGAAAAACTCGACATTCTCATTCACAGTGGCGCGCTTATCACCATGTCCGAGAACATGGATGTTATCGAGGATCCTTTCATTGGGATCCGTGACGGACGTATCCTTTTCGTCAGGAATCCGGAACAGGCGTCCGCGTCATGGAGTGCCGAAACGACCATCGATGCGACGGGACAGGTCATCATGCCGGGCCTTGTCAATACGCACACGCACCTTCCCATGATCTGCTTCAGGGGGTACGCGGACGATCTGCCCCTCATGGAATGGCTCAACGAGCACATCTTTCCCGCGGAAGCGAAATTCGTGAACCCCGAGATGGTGTACCAAGGATCGCTGCTGGCAATGGCTGAAATGATACTCTCGGGAACCACGACATTCTGCGACGCCTATTTTTTTGAGGACCGCGTCGCCCGGGCCGCCCTGGACAGCGGTATGAGAGCCGTCGTCAGCCAGGGGTTCCTCGATTTCCCAACCGTGGACAACCCTGAGCCCGCGAGAAATCCCGACATTGCGGAATCGTTTGTTAAAACATGGCGGGGGGTATCGGACCGCATCACGCCCGCGCTCTTCTGTCACTCGCCGTATACCTGTTCACCGGAAACCTTGAAGAAGATCAAGAACATCGCCCGCAGGGAAGATGTCCTCTACCTGACCCACCTTTCAGAAACCATAGCCGAGGTTGAAGAGATCAAGAATCGCTACGGGAAAACACCGGTCCATCATCTTGAAGCGATCGACGTCCTCGATGAAGGGACCGTCTCCGTTCATTGTGTCTGGATACACAACAGCGAGGTTGAGATCCTCGCCCGGCACGGCGTCAAGGTATCACACACGCCGGAGAGCAACATGAAACTGGCGACGGGCACCGCTCCCGTGCCGGAAATGCTCCGGCATGGTATCACCGTTGGGCTGGGAACAGACGGGTGCGCCAGTAACAATGACCTCGACCTCTTCCTGGAAATGGGAACGGCGGCGAAAATCCACAAGCTCGAATCCCTTGATCCGACGACCATGGACGCCCGGACGACGGTGCGGATGGCAACGCTCGGCAGCGCCCGTGTCCTCGGCCTCGACGACCGCATCGGTTCGATAGAACCCGGCAAGCGCGCCGACATCGTCCTGGTCGACTTCCGAAAACCCCACCTGACACCCGTTTATGACTATTATTCACACATCGTGTATGCCGCATCCGGCTCCGATGTAAGCACTGTGGTCATAGACGGGAAAGTTGTCATGCGGGACCGCATGATAATGACGATCGACGTAGCTGACGCCATGAAAAAAGTCCGTGAGATCGCCGGCAGGATCGCCGGTGCCGGCAATATCCGAAACGTTTGACCCCTGCTGCCGTTACCCATCCGCGGGACGGTGCTTTTTGAGAAATGCCATCTTTCTGGCGGTCACTTCATCAGCACATATACAGGCGGGCATGATGTGAAACCCGCCTTCCACGACATAGAGCTCCGCTCCGGGGATCGATGATGCCGTAAACACAGCGTGTTCCATGGAGACATCGTGATCGTCCGTTCCATGCACCACCAGGGTCGGCACCCGTATGTCCCCCAGAGCAGGTTCCTTTATGACGGCAAGTTGTTCCAGGTCGTTGGCAAGTCCCCTCCGGCGAAGGCTTGTGGGGCTCATGGACTTCAGAACCCCCATGAGAATTTGTTCCTTTTCAGGGTTTTGCATTATCCGCGAAAGAACCGCCTTGACCTTGTCTTCACTCAGCGTGCTTTCCATGTCTATCATTGACCGGAACGTTATTTCAGGCTCATGGCGTGCAAAAAGATTCATGAGCCAGTTGATCGGATCATTGAACATGAGCCGGGAATAGAGAAGTTTTTCCTCCACGTTGCCGGGATCTATCACGTACCGTTTACTGACGGCGCATTCCATGATCAGGGCCCATATCCGGTCGGGATGACGGAGGGCGAAGTGGAGACCGACAGGGCCTCCTGCCGAGTAGGCAAGCAGGGCCGCCCGATCTATTCCGATGGAATCCATCAAGGCCGCCAGGGCGTCTGCCTGCTCTTCGAAGGTTTCTCCCACTTTCAACGGCGTTCGGAGATATCCCGGCCTGGACCAGGACAGGACACGAAAGCCTTTATCAAGCATATCCGGGTACAGGGCGAATATCTGGTCGTATCCGCCCGGTGCCCCATGCAACCCCGCCAGCCAGGGGCCTGCGTATCCGCTCAGAGCGAATTCGATCCGTCCCCGCGCGGTTTTCACCACCGAACTGCGTTCTCGGAGCTCTTTTTTCAGATCATGCCGCCAGACGAAGAACTCATCATTAAGGATGCCCTGTTTCATCATCGGTCCTGTGCCATTCCCCATCCCCGTCAGGAGGAACGGTTTTCAGCGGGAGTGCCCCCTGATCCAGTCGGCGGTGTAGCGGAATACAGCCTCCCGATGCCGGTCGATGCACCCCGCGTGTCCGGTCTCGGGAAGAATGATCATCTTCTTTTCACAGGTCAGCCGTTCAAAGAGGCGACGCGATGAATCTGAAGGGTCGACTTCATCATTCTCTCCATGGAGGACAAGGGTCGGAACGCTGATGGAATGTACCCGGTCAATAGTGTTCACCACTGATGCCTGGTACGCTCCCGGTACGGGAACAAAGGCAGCCTGGAAACGCGGGTCCTCGATGATGGAACGGTGCGCTTCACTATCCCAGGCTATTTTTCGCTTTCCCACGAGGTCACGAAGTGGCAATTGAACAGGCCGGCCGGTCACCGCCTTTTTTGCAGCCGCAAAGGGAAGCAATGCCGCATAGAGGAGCATATCAAGAGGGGTCATCACGTTCCTTACGGTTGCGGCGAACACGACAAGGCTTCTGAGCCTCGGCTCCACAAGGGCGGCTTCCAGGACGGCCGTTCCGCCCGTTGAAAGTCCGAATGCCGAGATCCCGTGAGGATCGATACCTGTTTCATCAATGAGAAAGTCAAGGGCACCGCGGATGTCCGATATCCAGCGGCGGATGTTCACATGATACCGCTCGCCGTCACTCTCACCATGTCCGTTCATGTCGGGGACGAGAGTCGTTATTCCCCGTTCTGAAAGATACGCGGCCAGCTCGAAATAGCGCTCCTTGAACTCAAAGGCGCCGTGACAGATGACCACCGCCGGACAGTGGTCTTTCCGTTCCTTTCCGAACAGGGCCGCCCGGATCGTATTTCCACCGGAACGGTATGTGATACCAGTTCCCGGCCCGCTCATGGAGCACCACCGTTTCCCAGGGCCGGTCCGTTCCGTTTTCCCGCCTTCCTCAACCTGCGATAAAAATTACGGGCATATCGAACACCTTCGGGTCCTGCAAGAAGAACCCCGATGCCCAGCATTATCCAACTGATGCCGTAAAGCGTGATGCCGAGGTAGGCGGGGAACATACTGTGCCGCTGAATGGCAAACGAGTCGCAGACCAGCATGGCGGCCCAGCCGAGGGGTTGATTCGTCGTCAAAAGGATGATGCCGACCCAGAAACGGTAAGGGTGTTTCATTCCCTCCCCCAGTGCACCCCATGCATTGTATTCGGATAAACAAAATTCCAGCCTTGAAAACAGCCACGGAGATTCAGCTGCCGATCCTCTGATAGGTTTTCCAGCCCTCGGACAATCCAAGGACCTCAAACTGTTTCCTGACATCCTCGTTTGGAGCTTGAAACAGATATTGAAAACTATTGTCCGTAATATTCTGTATCTCCACTTTCGAAGGCGTCATGGGCTGCCATGTCGTCCATGTTCCATCAGCCGTTATTATGCGTCGATATTTGTCGGACCACTCAAGGGTACCCCCCTCAACCCTATATTCCCCCTTTAATTCTTCCACAGCCACGTTATTGTTGTATGTAGTCGCCGCATAAGTACCGTCATCCTTGTAACGGACTTGCTGTCTGACCATGATCGGCTGCTCCTGGTAAGTAACTTGGAATTCGATTTCGTAAAGTCCCGGCCTTATGCTGTTAACGCCTTCCTCTTTTTCCGATGAACAACCAAACACCAGCAACATGACGATAATGAGAATTATTTTCCTCTGCATATTAGATAGCACCTCTTGGGAATATCTAAGATCCACATCCAATAGATATTGCGTGTACGTGTTTTTTATAGCTGTACTTTGCCGTTCTCTATCATAGTGACTTATTCCCCATTGGCAAAGATGTACTTACCGTGCCCCCTTCGCGGCGATCTCCTCAAATATCTCTATGGACGGATCCCCATCGAGGAGCGGCGCGACGGCAAGAAAAAGCTCCTGAAATTCCTTTGTCGACCCATGGTATGCCAGGGCGTCACCGTCACGGTATTTTTCATAGACAAGGAATTTCCCCGCATCGTTCTTGGAACGGTGAAGAATGTATGACAGGGTCCCCTCTTCCTTTTCAACGGCAGGCATGAACCCGTTCAACGCTTTTTCCATTTCACCTTCTTTTCCCGATTTTGCCTTCATGACAGCCACGACAACGACCATGTTCGCCTCCTTCCTTTTTTCCCTCGACCATTATGTGTCCGGGCATAAATCCACCGAATCGTTCCGTAATACAGAAAGGCGCTTTTGTAAAGCCCTTATTATGTGATCACCGGATCGTCGTGAACGATCTTGCTCAGCTGATCACACACTTCCGGCAGATGGAATCGATCCAGTTCAGACTCTCTTGCAGACCTCTTTTCGATCATCCAGGACCCGACATCACAAATCGGATCTTCGGACCAGTTCCATCGACCAGGAAGACATCATCACTTCACCGCGGAGCAGGACCCCCCTGTTCGTGTACCGCTCATGTGACAGGCGAAGCAGGTATTCAAATCCCCGATAATCTCCCGTGGCGCTTCGAAACAGCGACAGGATCGAATCGGAAACGATGATGAAATCTCCCATGAGCCTTCCCAGCGTAGGATTCCGGGAAACCCAGGTCGTTCTCGATTCATGGGGTTTGAACGGTTTTATTTCATAGTGATTGAAAATTTCAACCGGTTCCGGGAAATAGACCGTTATCGAGCCTTCATTGATCCAGAGGGTGTCGCCGTGTATGATGTGGGCGGTCCCCCGCGCCTGTACCGTCCGCCCGAACTCGTCCGTATAGTATCCCTCGGCGTTCCATATCCCCGGCTCGGCCAGAAATGAATGGGTCACCGTCACTATTGAGAGTTCTTCATCCATCGACCTTCACCGTGTCCGATCTGTCGGCCCGCAGCGAGCCTATCAGGGGGCAGAGCAAGCCGCCGACATAGGTGAGCTCAACCCCCCGGATCCCCCCCGGCAACTGATCCCATTCGACCAGTGTATAGAACAGGCCGCTGTAGCGGATGGACCCTCCGTCCTTGTACTGCGCGGTCTTCACGGCGAACAGCGGGGCCCGCCCCTGCCGCAGCCGTTCATAATCAATGCCGCCGAATCCCCATGAAAACAGAAAGAACGCCAGGTAAATGCAGAGCAGAAAAAGGACCATTCTGGATATTGAATATTTTCCACCGCCCATCGATCGCAGCTTTCGCCCCAGGGCGAAGAGAACGGGGATAATTCCAACGATCATGACGATAAAACCACCGGACCAGATGATGAGAGGAACGGCCGTGACGGTCCCGGTGGACAGGAGACGCCATAGAAGGCAGATCGTCACCGGCGCGATGAAAAGTGCCCCCGTGATAAGGCCCGGCGCGTAGCTGCGCATCACCAGCGTCGCGACGAGATGCGGCATGATGACGTTTATCAGCATCGCCGCACAGTATCCGGCGAAGAGATAGTCGCTGACACTCCCTTCGTGATCTGAGATGCTCAATGCGGTAATCACATATGCCGCCACGGTCAAAACGGTAACAGCGAACCTGAATTCAAACTCTCCCACCGCTCCATGGAATTTCCCCGCTTTTCGAGACCATCCGGGCAGCCATATCCACTCTTCAAGATTATGGAACGTCAGCGCAATTGGAAACAGCCACTGAATCTGATCGGTCATCGTGCCTTCCTTCCCCTCTTCTATGGGCGGATTCTACACAATTCCCGAAAGCAAGTAAATTGATAACCATCCGTGTGACCGGCGTCAGGACCTGGTCACGGGGCCGCTCGTATAGCGTGAAAGAAGAAACAGGGTCGGATAATTTCAGGATTACGGATTAGAGGATTATGGATTACGGATTACGGATTACGAATCACGATCCCTGACCCCCTCTCCCGGAACTGTTTCATCAGGCTCCCGCTGTGGCGGCGATGAGAAAAATAACACAGATCACTATCCCGATATAGACGGCCACCCTGAGTGCACCGATCTTCTCATGGGTAACCGAGAAGCCTCCCTTTCTGTCCCAGGAGGTGATACCGTTCTTGCTCAACCGGTTATAGGCCACGATCAGGGTCACCAGTGAGATCAGCGGGAGTCCCAGGCCGAGCCCGCGCACCCATACATTGAAACTTCTGCCCAGGGCTTCGACGTATGAAAGCTTACCCCCCGAATTCGTGCGCAGCGTCACCCGCAGAAGGGCCTTTCCCGGCGTAGCCCCCCATGATGAGAGAAGGATTGGTTCCACGAAGACAAAGAGAAAGAGGATAAGCACTCCCAGGACATTGTCGTTCATCATGAGGGCCGACGGGCAGAAGATCCCCACAAGGATCCCGAAGATAAGGGCGAAGAGTATAAGGTCCATCATTCTGGCCCAGTACCGGACCCAGGGACGGGCAGCGGGATAATATGAAACATCTTGCTCCGCACCTGATCCATCACCATATTCAACGTTCTCTTCCACGTCCGGGATGGCACCGGGCGTTTGAAACCCGCCGACCCGTGAGATCGGCAGCCAGTCCGTCTGACCGTCGGCCCACACGAGCGTGGCCCCGCCGATG
The genomic region above belongs to Deltaproteobacteria bacterium and contains:
- a CDS encoding alpha/beta fold hydrolase; its protein translation is MSGPGTGITYRSGGNTIRAALFGKERKDHCPAVVICHGAFEFKERYFELAAYLSERGITTLVPDMNGHGESDGERYHVNIRRWISDIRGALDFLIDETGIDPHGISAFGLSTGGTAVLEAALVEPRLRSLVVFAATVRNVMTPLDMLLYAALLPFAAAKKAVTGRPVQLPLRDLVGKRKIAWDSEAHRSIIEDPRFQAAFVPVPGAYQASVVNTIDRVHSISVPTLVLHGENDEVDPSDSSRRLFERLTCEKKMIILPETGHAGCIDRHREAVFRYTADWIRGHSR
- a CDS encoding amidohydrolase produces the protein MTQEKLDILIHSGALITMSENMDVIEDPFIGIRDGRILFVRNPEQASASWSAETTIDATGQVIMPGLVNTHTHLPMICFRGYADDLPLMEWLNEHIFPAEAKFVNPEMVYQGSLLAMAEMILSGTTTFCDAYFFEDRVARAALDSGMRAVVSQGFLDFPTVDNPEPARNPDIAESFVKTWRGVSDRITPALFCHSPYTCSPETLKKIKNIARREDVLYLTHLSETIAEVEEIKNRYGKTPVHHLEAIDVLDEGTVSVHCVWIHNSEVEILARHGVKVSHTPESNMKLATGTAPVPEMLRHGITVGLGTDGCASNNDLDLFLEMGTAAKIHKLESLDPTTMDARTTVRMATLGSARVLGLDDRIGSIEPGKRADIVLVDFRKPHLTPVYDYYSHIVYAASGSDVSTVVIDGKVVMRDRMIMTIDVADAMKKVREIAGRIAGAGNIRNV
- a CDS encoding amidohydrolase, with the protein product MQDVDIIISGGTVLTMDGTEPPIHDGYIAIRGDEIIAVGDRNTMSPLYRGKRTLEAANHLVMPGLVNCHTHAAMTCFRGIADDKELMDWLNNYIFPAESRNVDPELVYWGSLLACAEMIRSGTTTFCDMYLFEEETAQAAHRAGMRCLLGEVLFDFPSPNIKTPEEGLAYTERLIDKWHDDPLVSIVVEPHSLYTCSPELLKAAKALANRYGVPYATHFLENRGEFDQLKAKLGRRASLYLKDIGCLDERFFAFHCVYMDAKDIDIFAEHGCKVVHNPESNMKLASGTPLLSVMQERGLTVGLGTDGCASNNNLDMLQEMDTAAKLEKVVRFNPTAMAAMTVARMATTDGARVLGLENVTGRLKPGMKADIIMIDLDRPHLTPVYDEYSTLVYAANGSDVTTVIINGRPVMEDRTLLTIDEKEVMDRVENISRRIKKNMGFDT
- a CDS encoding RDD family protein, which translates into the protein MNSGKRWYYKRGEEQMGPFSDEEMQHLVDTGAIGGATLVWADGQTDWLPISRVGGFQTPGAIPDVEENVEYGDGSGAEQDVSYYPAARPWVRYWARMMDLILFALIFGILVGIFCPSALMMNDNVLGVLILFLFVFVEPILLSSWGATPGKALLRVTLRTNSGGKLSYVEALGRSFNVWVRGLGLGLPLISLVTLIVAYNRLSKNGITSWDRKGGFSVTHEKIGALRVAVYIGIVICVIFLIAATAGA
- a CDS encoding alpha/beta hydrolase; protein product: MMKQGILNDEFFVWRHDLKKELRERSSVVKTARGRIEFALSGYAGPWLAGLHGAPGGYDQIFALYPDMLDKGFRVLSWSRPGYLRTPLKVGETFEEQADALAALMDSIGIDRAALLAYSAGGPVGLHFALRHPDRIWALIMECAVSKRYVIDPGNVEEKLLYSRLMFNDPINWLMNLFARHEPEITFRSMIDMESTLSEDKVKAVLSRIMQNPEKEQILMGVLKSMSPTSLRRRGLANDLEQLAVIKEPALGDIRVPTLVVHGTDDHDVSMEHAVFTASSIPGAELYVVEGGFHIMPACICADEVTARKMAFLKKHRPADG
- a CDS encoding HXXEE domain-containing protein, translating into MTDQIQWLFPIALTFHNLEEWIWLPGWSRKAGKFHGAVGEFEFRFAVTVLTVAAYVITALSISDHEGSVSDYLFAGYCAAMLINVIMPHLVATLVMRSYAPGLITGALFIAPVTICLLWRLLSTGTVTAVPLIIWSGGFIVMIVGIIPVLFALGRKLRSMGGGKYSISRMVLFLLCIYLAFFLFSWGFGGIDYERLRQGRAPLFAVKTAQYKDGGSIRYSGLFYTLVEWDQLPGGIRGVELTYVGGLLCPLIGSLRADRSDTVKVDG
- a CDS encoding antibiotic biosynthesis monooxygenase — encoded protein: MVVVVAVMKAKSGKEGEMEKALNGFMPAVEKEEGTLSYILHRSKNDAGKFLVYEKYRDGDALAYHGSTKEFQELFLAVAPLLDGDPSIEIFEEIAAKGAR